The following proteins are co-located in the Citrobacter freundii ATCC 8090 = MTCC 1658 = NBRC 12681 genome:
- a CDS encoding ROK family protein codes for MFYGVDIGGTKTEIVAFDKEMQVCWRKRVATPVQDYELFLSTFTSLIDTADWATGTQGKIGIGMPGLMDRHTGKLLSSNVPCLTGRQVMNDLAHRLNRSVELDNDCCCFALSEAHTQQARQFSRIFGAIIGTGMGGGLVIDGQLYRGRNRMASEFGHLPLPATFMRRYHLPELKCGCGLQGCLERYQSGPGLLWLHKHFSGEQLKMETLLEHYRHGNASAVTTIEAWIDMLGCTLAQLQLILDVDAFVLGGGVSNIEEIYTLLPQAMSRYLFPGLEPARVFPAIHGASSGVRGAALLLVEQGTQTH; via the coding sequence ATGTTTTACGGTGTTGATATTGGTGGAACCAAAACTGAAATTGTCGCTTTTGATAAGGAAATGCAGGTTTGCTGGCGCAAGCGCGTCGCCACGCCAGTCCAGGATTATGAACTCTTTCTTTCGACCTTTACTTCACTTATTGATACCGCCGACTGGGCGACTGGAACGCAAGGAAAAATTGGCATCGGCATGCCCGGTCTTATGGACAGACATACCGGAAAATTACTGTCATCTAACGTGCCTTGCCTTACTGGACGCCAGGTGATGAACGATCTGGCCCACCGCCTCAATCGTTCGGTTGAACTGGACAATGATTGCTGCTGTTTTGCACTCTCGGAAGCCCATACCCAGCAGGCTCGCCAGTTCTCCAGAATTTTTGGTGCCATTATTGGCACCGGCATGGGTGGAGGGTTAGTCATTGACGGTCAGCTGTATCGGGGTCGCAACCGAATGGCCAGTGAGTTTGGCCATTTACCGCTTCCGGCAACGTTTATGCGTCGTTATCATTTACCGGAACTGAAGTGCGGTTGTGGCTTACAAGGGTGTCTGGAACGCTATCAATCCGGCCCCGGTTTACTGTGGCTCCACAAACACTTCAGCGGAGAACAACTCAAAATGGAGACCCTGCTGGAGCATTATCGTCATGGCAATGCCAGCGCCGTTACTACCATAGAAGCATGGATTGATATGTTGGGTTGTACGCTGGCGCAATTGCAGTTGATTCTGGATGTCGATGCTTTTGTTCTCGGCGGTGGGGTTTCCAACATCGAAGAAATTTATACGTTGCTGCCGCAGGCCATGTCACGTTATTTGTTCCCGGGATTAGAACCTGCCCGCGTATTCCCGGCCATCCATGGCGCATCCAGCGGGGTTCGCGGTGCCGCATTGCTGCTGGTTGAACAGGGTACGCAGACCCACTAA
- a CDS encoding DeoR family transcriptional regulator: MSNTESSADKRVIGTSERREQIIQRLRQQGSVQVNDLSLFFGVSTVTIRNDLAFLEKQGIAVRAYGGALICESNAPVVEPSVEDKSSLNTAVKRSIARAAAELIQPGHRVILDSGTTTYEIARLMRQHTNVIAMTNGMNVANALLEAEGVELLMTGGHLRRQSQSFYGDQAEQSLQNYHFDMLFLGVDAIDLERGVSTHNEDEARLNRRMCEVAERIIVVTDSTKFNRSSLHKIIDTQRIHTIIVDEGIPEESLQELRRSGVEVIIVE, from the coding sequence ATGAGTAACACCGAGTCCTCTGCAGACAAGCGCGTTATTGGCACCAGCGAAAGACGTGAGCAGATCATCCAGCGGTTACGGCAGCAGGGAAGCGTTCAGGTTAACGATCTTTCCTTATTTTTTGGCGTCTCCACGGTCACTATTCGCAACGACCTCGCCTTTCTGGAAAAGCAGGGGATTGCTGTACGTGCCTATGGCGGAGCGCTAATATGCGAGAGCAATGCGCCTGTTGTGGAGCCTTCTGTAGAAGATAAGAGTTCACTTAATACGGCAGTAAAACGCAGTATTGCCAGAGCCGCCGCAGAGTTAATTCAACCGGGACACCGCGTGATTCTTGACTCCGGCACCACGACCTATGAAATTGCCCGCCTAATGCGCCAGCATACCAATGTCATTGCTATGACCAACGGCATGAATGTCGCCAATGCGCTACTGGAAGCCGAAGGGGTTGAGCTGCTGATGACCGGCGGTCATTTGCGTCGTCAGTCACAATCGTTTTATGGCGATCAGGCTGAGCAGTCGCTACAAAATTATCACTTCGACATGCTGTTTCTTGGCGTTGATGCTATCGATTTAGAGCGTGGTGTTAGCACGCACAACGAAGATGAGGCGCGTCTCAACCGCCGGATGTGTGAAGTGGCTGAACGTATCATTGTCGTTACCGACTCGACGAAGTTTAACCGCTCCAGCCTGCATAAGATTATTGATACCCAGAGGATCCACACCATCATTGTTGATGAAGGCATCCCAGAGGAGAGCTTGCAGGAACTACGCCGCAGCGGTGTTGAAGTGATCATTGTTGAGTAG
- a CDS encoding ABC transporter ATP-binding protein produces MSGIQLQAVSKVYPNGFQAIHGVDLEIHDGEFMVFVGPSGCAKSTLLRMIAGLEDITHGHIAIGEKCVNDLLPKERGVAMVFQNYALYPHMTIYKNMAFSLLGKMSKEEIDIRVREAAHKLEIETLLDKKPGQLSGGQCQRVAVGRAIVRKPDVFLFDEPLSNLDAKLRVSMRVRLTELHRQLRQEGVSATMVYVTHDQIEAMTMGDRICVLNGGRIMQVDTPGNIYHHPRNKFVAGFIGNPAMNIMLLDIEPGTRGLRLAENLILPLNTRLSNLLEQYPHSSVWFGIRSEAIQLASQHDVSAFDAHITNVERMGNEDLLHFDIGEQHMILRINSSPDWAPLPGESIKVKFNLEAAFLFDKKHEENLA; encoded by the coding sequence ATGTCAGGTATTCAATTACAGGCAGTAAGCAAAGTCTATCCCAATGGCTTTCAGGCGATCCATGGCGTTGATCTTGAAATCCACGATGGCGAATTCATGGTGTTTGTCGGGCCATCAGGCTGCGCCAAATCAACGCTGCTGCGCATGATTGCAGGTCTGGAAGATATCACTCATGGTCATATCGCAATCGGAGAGAAGTGCGTCAACGACCTGCTACCAAAGGAGCGAGGCGTTGCCATGGTCTTCCAGAATTATGCCCTCTATCCCCACATGACGATTTATAAAAATATGGCATTCAGTCTGTTAGGGAAAATGAGCAAAGAAGAGATTGATATCCGCGTACGGGAAGCTGCACACAAGCTGGAAATAGAGACATTACTCGATAAAAAGCCCGGCCAACTTTCGGGCGGTCAATGTCAGCGCGTTGCCGTTGGCAGGGCCATCGTGCGTAAGCCAGACGTTTTTTTGTTTGATGAGCCGCTTTCCAACCTGGATGCAAAGCTGCGTGTTTCAATGCGCGTGCGGCTGACAGAACTGCATCGACAACTGCGTCAAGAAGGCGTGAGCGCAACCATGGTGTACGTCACGCACGATCAGATTGAAGCAATGACGATGGGAGACAGGATTTGCGTCCTTAATGGCGGTCGTATTATGCAGGTGGATACCCCAGGAAATATCTACCATCACCCCAGGAATAAATTTGTTGCTGGTTTTATTGGTAATCCGGCAATGAATATTATGCTGCTTGATATTGAACCCGGCACTCGTGGTCTGCGCCTGGCTGAAAATTTAATCCTGCCATTAAATACACGCTTGAGTAACCTACTGGAGCAATACCCGCACTCCAGCGTCTGGTTCGGCATCCGGTCAGAGGCCATTCAGTTAGCCTCGCAGCATGACGTCTCTGCGTTCGATGCGCACATTACCAACGTAGAAAGGATGGGCAACGAAGACCTTCTGCATTTTGATATTGGTGAGCAACATATGATCTTACGTATTAACTCTTCACCCGACTGGGCCCCTCTTCCCGGCGAATCTATCAAAGTGAAATTTAATCTGGAAGCCGCCTTTTTGTTTGATAAAAAACATGAAGAAAATTTGGCCTGA
- the agaR gene encoding transcriptional repressor AgaR: protein MLDNLRRREQIIDLLCDQGSVRVEPLSVHFGVSSVTIRNDLRYLEQKGCVMRSYGGAVLNQHFALDRPLQDKDRLNRDVKTRIAEKAASFVKDGDTLILDSGSTTTLIPPMLKNRRDLVVMTNALNIAWELANFERVDVMILGGNVRQSVYSLYGPSAEHQLRQYRFDKLFLGVDGFCLEAGITTPHPGEAHLNQVMCEVAQEVTVVADSSKFGRKSFCMISEISGIDRVITDSGIPENYHRTLIQLGVDVVIADE from the coding sequence ATGCTGGATAACTTAAGACGTCGCGAGCAAATAATTGATCTGCTATGCGATCAGGGTAGCGTTCGTGTCGAGCCACTGAGCGTCCATTTTGGTGTGTCATCGGTTACGATCCGCAACGACTTACGTTATCTGGAACAGAAGGGATGTGTCATGCGCTCCTACGGCGGGGCGGTTCTCAATCAGCACTTTGCCCTTGACCGGCCTTTGCAGGATAAGGACCGACTGAATCGCGATGTGAAAACGCGTATTGCCGAAAAAGCGGCCAGCTTTGTGAAAGATGGTGACACGTTAATCCTCGATTCCGGTTCGACCACCACGCTCATTCCTCCCATGTTAAAAAATCGCCGCGATCTGGTGGTGATGACCAATGCGCTCAACATTGCATGGGAACTGGCGAATTTTGAGCGCGTAGACGTCATGATTCTGGGAGGGAATGTCAGGCAAAGCGTCTATTCATTGTATGGCCCTTCAGCAGAACACCAGCTTAGGCAATACCGGTTTGATAAGCTTTTCTTAGGCGTTGACGGATTCTGCCTGGAAGCGGGAATTACCACGCCACATCCGGGAGAAGCACATCTGAATCAGGTAATGTGTGAAGTTGCGCAGGAGGTCACGGTAGTCGCTGACTCCAGCAAGTTTGGCCGCAAAAGTTTCTGTATGATTAGCGAAATCAGCGGGATTGACCGGGTGATTACCGACAGCGGGATCCCAGAAAATTACCACCGGACGTTAATCCAGCTTGGGGTGGATGTGGTGATTGCGGATGAATAA
- a CDS encoding carbohydrate ABC transporter permease: protein MSYSDEAASPQLPAREAQKKSLTKLEKEERFWGWIMIMPLLAGLIVFYFTPFFQNVFYSFTDLGEFQIWTTISLDNYINLFSDDEFRSAIYNTLAYVFICVPIITVLSLLLAIGLNQAIRGQWLFRTLLFLPAVTMPAAIAMVWQWLMNRNFGLINQILAFFDLPAIGWLSDPDVVRLSASLVIIWSAIALKMIILLAGLQGIPKQIYEAMSLDGISKLRGFWSITLPLMIPTLFFVLVISFIETLQIFDVVYLLFGSSSMVDDQTMTIAYLFYKYAFIYHEKGYASAIAVVIFVITMVLTLLQIWIGKRLKAQ, encoded by the coding sequence GAAGAACGCTTCTGGGGATGGATAATGATTATGCCGTTACTGGCGGGGTTAATTGTTTTTTACTTTACTCCATTCTTCCAGAACGTTTTTTATAGTTTCACCGACCTGGGCGAGTTTCAGATCTGGACGACGATCAGCTTAGATAACTATATTAATTTATTCAGCGATGATGAGTTTCGTTCAGCAATATATAACACCTTGGCCTATGTTTTTATTTGCGTACCGATAATCACCGTTTTGTCATTACTGCTCGCAATTGGCCTGAATCAGGCGATTCGCGGTCAGTGGTTGTTTCGCACGCTATTATTTCTGCCCGCTGTCACTATGCCTGCGGCCATTGCTATGGTCTGGCAGTGGTTGATGAACCGAAACTTCGGCTTAATTAATCAGATCCTGGCCTTTTTCGATCTTCCGGCCATCGGTTGGTTATCCGATCCCGATGTCGTCCGCCTGAGCGCCTCGTTGGTTATCATCTGGTCGGCTATTGCGCTGAAGATGATCATTCTGCTCGCTGGATTACAGGGGATCCCCAAACAAATTTATGAAGCGATGTCACTGGATGGCATCAGCAAATTGCGTGGGTTCTGGTCTATTACCTTACCGCTAATGATCCCCACGCTGTTTTTCGTACTGGTGATCTCTTTTATCGAAACGCTGCAAATTTTCGATGTGGTTTATCTGCTGTTTGGCAGTTCATCCATGGTGGACGATCAGACGATGACTATCGCCTATCTCTTCTATAAATACGCCTTTATCTACCATGAAAAAGGGTATGCCTCAGCGATCGCCGTGGTGATTTTCGTTATCACGATGGTCCTGACGCTGCTGCAAATATGGATTGGTAAACGACTTAAAGCACAGTGA
- a CDS encoding carbohydrate ABC transporter permease: MFMTKREKWLIYGLMILATLVTVVPFIWMIITSFKTQAESIAFPPILLPANPGFQAYGKILHEMPFGSFYFNSIVSTLVIVILQTLIAAMAAYGFSRLRFKGRDVLFMLCISILMVPGQIFLIPQFLTVEKIGLLNSIPGLVLPGLFSIYSAFLLRQFFLSVPKELEEAAIMDGYNHLTIFFKIMLPLIKPGLIACVIINGLWSWNNLMWPLIVNTSMDKMTLPVGLASLSGRSGVEYPMLMAGALLAIIPMLLLYIFFQRYFIRGIAGAGIKG; this comes from the coding sequence ATGTTCATGACTAAACGTGAAAAATGGCTAATTTACGGCTTGATGATCCTCGCGACGCTGGTAACTGTGGTTCCCTTCATCTGGATGATCATCACCTCTTTTAAAACCCAGGCAGAAAGCATCGCCTTTCCGCCGATCCTGCTACCTGCCAACCCAGGGTTTCAGGCTTACGGTAAAATCTTGCATGAAATGCCTTTTGGCAGCTTTTACTTTAACTCGATCGTCTCCACGTTGGTCATCGTCATTTTGCAGACGCTGATTGCGGCAATGGCAGCGTACGGTTTCTCCCGACTGCGTTTTAAAGGGCGAGATGTCCTGTTTATGCTGTGTATTTCAATTCTGATGGTGCCCGGTCAGATCTTTTTAATCCCACAGTTTTTAACCGTTGAAAAAATCGGTTTGCTGAACTCAATTCCTGGGCTGGTGCTACCGGGTTTATTCAGCATATATAGCGCCTTTTTATTGCGTCAGTTTTTTCTGTCAGTACCTAAAGAACTGGAAGAGGCAGCCATTATGGATGGGTATAACCATCTGACTATTTTCTTCAAAATTATGCTGCCATTAATTAAACCAGGGCTGATTGCCTGCGTCATTATTAACGGATTGTGGAGCTGGAATAACTTAATGTGGCCGCTGATCGTCAACACCTCCATGGATAAAATGACATTACCGGTGGGGTTAGCCTCACTTTCCGGACGCTCAGGCGTGGAATATCCGATGTTAATGGCGGGCGCATTGCTGGCGATTATCCCGATGTTGTTACTTTATATCTTCTTCCAGCGCTATTTTATTCGCGGCATCGCTGGTGCCGGAATTAAAGGATAA
- a CDS encoding Gfo/Idh/MocA family protein, with translation MCANKVTVLVVGAGARGEIYARYALEHPDRMQVVGVAEPREAYRQQFVAQHKIAPNNVFCDWQEAAAQPKMADVVLICTQDNMHKDPAVAFANLGYHILLEKPLAPTPEDCRIIIDAVKRNNVLLAVAHVLRYTRYTQKLKSLLDDGVIGDIVSMQHLEPVGYWHQAHSFVRGNWRNEAESSFMLLQKSCHDLDWIRYIMGDNCKDVGSFGSLSHFVKENQPAGAADRCLDCQVEATCPWSACKIYLGENHKCTPHFRRVLTADPSEENVRQALRDGPYGRCVYRCDNDVVDHQVVNLRFAHQQTVTFTMTAFTKMEDRKTRLFGTRGYLEGDGEQIRVFDFLTDKETVHQIEEIAAGTQTQMGGHGGGDYYLMDRFIHAVMANDQNMILSGPDESLESHLMVFAAERARKENSLVTL, from the coding sequence ATGTGTGCGAATAAAGTGACCGTATTAGTGGTAGGGGCTGGTGCGCGCGGAGAAATATATGCTCGCTATGCGCTTGAACATCCAGACAGAATGCAGGTAGTAGGCGTTGCTGAGCCCAGAGAGGCGTATCGCCAGCAGTTTGTCGCACAGCATAAGATTGCTCCAAATAACGTATTTTGCGACTGGCAAGAGGCTGCGGCCCAACCCAAAATGGCCGACGTAGTACTTATTTGCACGCAGGATAATATGCACAAAGATCCTGCCGTGGCGTTTGCCAATCTCGGCTATCACATTCTGCTGGAAAAACCGCTCGCCCCTACGCCAGAAGATTGCCGGATCATTATTGATGCGGTTAAACGCAACAACGTATTACTGGCCGTCGCGCACGTCCTGCGGTACACCCGCTATACGCAAAAGCTGAAATCACTGCTTGATGATGGCGTAATTGGCGATATTGTCAGCATGCAGCATCTCGAACCCGTAGGTTACTGGCATCAGGCGCACTCGTTTGTACGTGGTAACTGGCGCAATGAAGCAGAATCGTCATTTATGTTATTACAGAAATCCTGTCATGATTTGGACTGGATCCGCTACATCATGGGCGACAACTGCAAGGACGTAGGATCATTTGGCAGCCTGAGCCACTTTGTGAAAGAGAATCAGCCTGCTGGCGCCGCCGACCGCTGCCTTGATTGTCAGGTTGAAGCAACCTGCCCCTGGTCTGCCTGCAAAATTTATCTGGGTGAAAACCACAAATGCACTCCCCACTTCCGTCGGGTGCTGACTGCAGATCCCAGCGAAGAAAATGTCCGCCAGGCGCTGCGCGATGGGCCTTATGGTCGCTGCGTTTATCGTTGTGATAATGATGTGGTGGATCATCAGGTTGTTAACTTACGTTTTGCCCACCAGCAGACAGTGACCTTTACCATGACCGCGTTTACCAAAATGGAAGATCGAAAAACGCGCCTGTTTGGCACCAGAGGTTATCTGGAAGGTGATGGCGAGCAGATCCGGGTGTTTGATTTCCTGACAGACAAAGAAACTGTGCATCAGATCGAGGAGATCGCCGCTGGAACACAAACCCAGATGGGGGGACATGGTGGTGGCGATTACTACCTGATGGATCGCTTTATCCATGCAGTGATGGCCAACGATCAAAATATGATCCTTTCTGGCCCGGATGAGTCACTGGAAAGTCACTTAATGGTCTTTGCCGCAGAACGCGCTCGCAAGGAAAACAGTCTGGTTACGCTGTGA